One part of the Chryseobacterium sp. 7 genome encodes these proteins:
- a CDS encoding PadR family transcriptional regulator has translation MKKNSLYKGTLQNIILKLLSKEVKMYGYQITQRTKDLTQGELEMTEGALYPLLHKLESDGMITSEIQKINGRDRKYYLLTEKGKKQQTEQETEMKSYLLNLQTIFSI, from the coding sequence ATGAAAAAGAATAGCCTTTATAAAGGTACTTTGCAGAATATTATTTTGAAGCTTCTTTCAAAAGAGGTTAAAATGTATGGATATCAGATTACCCAAAGAACTAAAGATCTGACTCAGGGTGAGCTTGAAATGACGGAAGGTGCACTTTATCCATTGCTTCACAAATTGGAAAGTGACGGAATGATCACTTCTGAAATTCAAAAGATCAATGGAAGAGACCGGAAATATTATCTGCTGACTGAAAAAGGAAAAAAACAACAGACAGAGCAGGAAACTGAGATGAAAAGCTATTTACTCAACCTACAGACAATATTCAGTATATGA
- a CDS encoding 2'-5' RNA ligase family protein: MKKMYFIAIYPPQEIIEEIKVFKRDLAIHYGNSKALKNEAHITLFPPFSREIELEDDIHVAFQKINTEIEPFEIELNGFGSFPNPNNPVLFVQPESSPLLEELYHHVKQQFNFGKYSFHPHMTVGYRNLNWENYLKAWEKYKTKEYKTKFLVDKIILLRHEENWVPIAEKRLTK; this comes from the coding sequence ATGAAAAAAATGTACTTCATAGCTATTTATCCTCCCCAGGAGATTATTGAAGAAATAAAAGTTTTTAAGAGAGATTTAGCTATCCATTATGGCAATTCTAAAGCTTTGAAAAATGAAGCACACATCACCCTTTTTCCACCTTTCTCCAGAGAAATTGAACTTGAAGATGATATTCATGTTGCTTTTCAGAAGATCAATACGGAAATCGAGCCTTTCGAAATAGAACTGAATGGTTTTGGAAGCTTTCCCAATCCTAACAATCCTGTTTTATTTGTTCAACCGGAAAGCAGCCCGCTTTTAGAAGAGCTTTATCATCATGTAAAACAGCAGTTTAATTTTGGTAAATATTCTTTCCATCCACATATGACTGTAGGATATAGAAATCTGAACTGGGAGAATTACCTCAAAGCCTGGGAAAAATACAAAACAAAAGAATACAAAACTAAATTCTTAGTTGACAAGATTATACTTCTGCGTCATGAAGAAAACTGGGTGCCTATCGCTGAAAAAAGGCTGACAAAATAA